ACTGTTGTTTTACAAAGACAGACTTTATGTGGGCAGAACAGGACATTTGAGGGAGCATTTATTAGCTCTCTATCACAACTCACACTTAGGAGGACACTTAGGAATTAATGCTACTGCAATGAGACTTAGCAGGCATTTCTTTTGGCCTGGGATGCTTAAGGCAGTAGTGGAGTGGGTCAGAAGTTGTGATGTTTATGCCAGTTGTAAGGTTGAGACTTGTGCCACCCCTGGGCTGTTACAGCCCTTGCCTGTTCCTCATCAAGCTTGGTAGCacatcactatggactttgtggaGCAGTTGCCAAAGTCTAAAGGCAAAGATACCATTCTTGTGGTCATTTGCAAATTTACTAAgtatgctcactttttgccacttTGGCATTCCTTTTCTGCTTCTGATCGCCAAATTATTCTTAGATTTTGTCTTCAAATTACATGGCTGTCCTATTACTATTATCTCTGATAGAGATAAGATTTTTACTAGTTCTTTTTGGAAGGAACTATTCAGGTTGTTGGGGACCAAATTGGCTTATACTTCAGCATACCGTCCCCAATTAGATGGTCAGTCTGAAAGGCTAAACCAAATTTTGGAAGGGTACTTGAGGTGTATTTGTTATCAACAACCACGTTCTTGGGCCAAGTGGTTACCATTGGCCGAGTGGTGATATAATACTAGCCATCATTCTTCCTTGAAAATGACTCCATTTGAGGCTCTCTATGGTTACAAGCCAGCTCCCTTGACATTTCTGCCTTTGAATAATACTGTTGTAGGTGCTGTTGTTGACTTTGTGAAGGATAGGCAACACATGTCTCAGCTAATTAGGGAGAATCTACTAATGGCTCAGAATAGGATGAAACAGTATGCAGATAAAAAGAGGTATGAGAGGACTTTTGAAGTGGGGGACTGGGTTTACCTTAAGTTGCAGCCCTACAGACAAACATCAGTGGCTCTAAGAAAGAATTTCAAGCTAGCAGCAAGGTTCTATGGTCCATTCCAGGTGGAGGCTAAAGTGGGTTCTGTTGCTTATAAATTGAAGTTACCTCCCACAACATCCATTCATCCTGTTTTTCACGTGTCACTCTTAAAGAGAAAAGTAGGTGAAGGTACTGTTGTAGTCCAAGATCTTCCCACATTTCAAGATTGTGGTAGCTCTTGAGAGGGTGTTGAAGACAAGAACTGTAACTAGGCAACAGCAGTAGGTCCTTCAAGGCCTCATTAAATGGCTTCATTTGCCTGAGGAGGAAGCTACATGGGAAGATCAGTCTTTTATCCAGAGCCAATTTCCTGACTTCAAATCTTCTTGGGGACAAGAAGATTgtctttggggggggggggggtgtattGTTACATATTATAGAAGGATGAAGAGAAATAATAATGTTAGGCAGCATAATCTACTAGAGAATGTTTTGGAGGGAAATGTTGTTGAGGAAGTTAGAAGGAAGAATTGAATTTGTTAATTGGTCACAGTTAGTTGTGTAACTGCTGTAGTTGTGTAACTGCTGTATAAAAGGAAAGATCCTCATCTGTATTCATTCATTCCATTAATGAATCAATAACAAACTTTTCTCTCTCTGATActactcttttcttttcttatctaAGTTTAAAATCTCTTTTCATCTACTTCTATTCTCTAGATCTGTTTTCAATCTTGCATTCAGAGGTTGAATTAGAGTTGAACCCTAACAAGAACATTacggaaaaaaaatgaaaagggaaagaaagaataTGACCCACCATAGACAATCCAACTGTTCCACTTGAAGGAGGTGGCATTCCATACACGGTGTAGCCCATCACTTTTGCAGCCATTGCATCCATTATTTCTACCTTGTAACTCCTTAAATCCTCCATTGTTAATATCCCACCAGCCTTTATTACATCCTTCACCAACTGCTCACCAACAGTGCCATTATAGAAGGCTTGTGGTCCTTGTTCTGCTATTGCCTCCAGGCTCCGGGCTAGCTCCACATTATAACATCTATCACCAGCTTGTAACAACTTCCCATTTGGTGCAAACACTTTCCGCAATCCAGGATCATTCATAATTTTTTCTGCACCATAAGCTATTGCCAATCCGAGATAAGGAGCAATGATAAAACCATCTCTGGAAAGCTTTATGGCAGGTTGGAATAAATTCCTCCAAGCCAAACGTCCATGCTGTAACCAAGCTTCATGAAGGCCAGCAATCTCACCAGGAACTCCAATTGACAGTGGACCTGAATACTTGTTTTGAATGTTGTTTGCATACATATTCTGGTTGTGGACAATTACATTAAAATAGCCATGAGATAAAGCAAAATTGTCGAACTTTCTACATTTGATATAATCAGTCCCCTTAGCATGGCACCCCAACCCAAGAAATATCAGAACTTGTATATGTCAGCTGAAAGAGAGAACTATGAACCTTTGAAGCAGCTAAGGGAGCAGTTTCCCTCATGTCAAAAGCTTGAGTTTTCGAAGTCGATGATGACCTGACAATCATGAAAGCTCCACCTCCTATTCCACTCGCCATTGGATTAACAACTCCAACACACAATGCTGTTGCCACTGAAGAATCAACAGCATGCCCACCTTGTCTAAGCATTGATGCACCGATTTCAGAACATCGGCCATCATCAGCAGCGACAACTCCTTGCTCTGACTCCACAATTTCAGCATCATTAACTCTAATCCTCTCATTGAAGTTGTTTTCTCCTCGTAATACCCAGGTAGTTAAATTGCCTCCAATTATAAGGCCTACAACTACAGTTCGAACATaaatcttagaattaaaatgaatcTTCTTGCATGAGCATTAACATTTCACTAGTTTAATAAATAATCTGGTAATTGACTGTAAAGCATTATGATACAACGCCCTCCTAACtttattaattaaaagaaaaatcctAACTTTATAACAAGTGGAACTTGCTTTGGAAGAAAAGGCGAAGGCTGTAAAGCCATAAAATGGTATTGAGGTTTATACATTTCTATTACAGAATTTGATCACCAACCATCATCATAGGAGACATCTTCATAGCAAATGGAAGAGAATAATTATAGGAATGGTATCTTTATACCACATGCACTGAGAACACACAACAATCTCCCCAATTTTAACATTCCACTTTATGATATAATTATTAAAAGTTAAAATACTCGCACATATttgtataaatataattaaaaaataataataataataataacacaaaatttcacgtAATTTGattataaaatctccattttccaaTAAGACATGACAGAAAATTCCAttataaccaaaaaaaaaaaagttacaatcattaaaaattatttaaactctAATCCCAATAAATTTACCTACTTAAATATGAAATCTTTCTGAATTGAGTAACAATTCAAACCCTAGAATAaatccaaaattcaagccacgTTATAACGTTAAGCATCAGtgatatatatttgttttaaatgGGAACGCCAGACTAATTTAAGCTGGGATTGGATTTCATAAAAAATCGAGAGGTTAAAAAAGTTTTAACCTTTCCCAGCCTGGTAATGCATTGATTATAGTACTTTGTATATGCAACCCATACGCTGGCTACCAGTggctctgaaaaaaaaaaattactttggtCCTCTCATGATTATTTCCAGGGCAGAACACAGAGTATTTTTCATGGAAAATCTAACTATTTAAAACATACCCAGCTTCTGAACTTATGAGACAGAAAGACCCAAAAAGCAAAGATGAAGAGATTAGAAGAGAAACTGACTTGAGATGGTAAAGAAACAAAGAAAGAAGCAAAGAGCCTTGCTCCTCCAAGACTTGTCCTTATAATTTGATGTTTGATTACTGCCCAAAAGATGAAATTGTAGGCTTTGTCGCTCCATGATTCCTCTTGTTTGTGGCTTTCACAGAAGAGGCCAGAGAGGAAACAGATGCAGAGCAGTTGGAGCGCTAGGTTCTTTGTTGGAGTAGTAGGAAAGAGAGAAATTGCCATAGTTAATTATTATGAAGGATGGTAGCGGAGGATGACAGAAACTATTCTCATTGGTCTCATAGGTCATACATGTGGGTTCCATGCCAAGGTGGAATCTTTTATTTTGGTTACGTTCGTTTTGAGCTAACCTTTTTAAAATACAATTGTTACGTATGcaagaattttattataattattaattataaatattttatataaattttattataattaataattaaaattattaataattccaCCTTCGCAGCCAAAAATGTCAACTATGAAACCCCAAAAACCCCAGATCACTTCTGAGTCTGACGTTACTCCCCACCTTTACCACTTGGCCACGCGCACGCATACGCATGGTAAATACAATAATtagtattttaattatatttaatttaaatatttaatttcttttaatattactcactaaatattttttttatcttatgaaaaagaagacaaaaaaaaactctcgtgttattaaaaaaatgaaatttaattaaaaaaataaaaatattaatttatttttttccttttgttgtACATCCAAACTAAAGTATAAgacttattatattaatatttactctCAAATAATTACTGACCGAAAAaaattttgacaatatttatAAATTCACACGTACATCCACAATCAATTAAAAAATCTGAAGGTTCAAACTCATTGAATATTCCGAATGGGCACGCCTGCTAACACCAATTTATTAATTGGGGTAATCTTTGGTGGAAATATATTTAATGTACGCAGCCCACTTGAGAGATGCATACAGTTTGTTTGCATTATAGAATTTAACACGTAATATCGACTAGATACGTTTTCCTCCTAATCATCCAAGCCAACTCAAATGCAATAAATTACCCCCtaagattatttttatttattatttgagatttttaaatcacttaaattataataaaatattttttaatttaagtacttaattaaaaaaagaatGTGTTAGTatgtaaaattgaaaaaaaaaaatactattctcattcattttatttgttatttaagatttttatacaatgattaaaaaataattaaattatctaattataataaaattttatataatttgattaaattaccCTAGAGAGAGAAAAGTGATAAaatgaattataaaaaattataaaaataattattatacttaataaaaataagattaaaaaaattaatgcatcttaatttatttttaaagtgatAGATAAGTTTGAATAGAATAacttttaaaaaaatgataaataaaaataaaataaatttaaaaaaaaaggacAAATAAAAGTGGATCGGAGGAATAGAAACGTTTGTGACAGAGAAATAGATTATCTTATAAGGGgtttgattttgtttgaatacacTCAACCACGTTATTTAGTAGCTGAAAATCACacgcaaaataagaaaaacaataaAGCATTTGAGTTACAACGTTTGAACTCTTGAATAAAAGCAGACATAAACCATCATCACCAATTAGACTTAAGTTGCTGTCGAAAATGGAAAATTAAGGGTGACGCGTTTTCAGTTCatgaatataataataatttccattttttttttatctactgGATGGGCCATTTGATGAAGAAAAATAATAATGATCATTataatttattgaattaaaaaaaattattatttattttgcaaattttaatgaaactagatcctatatttgaaaaaaattatctattttctttttattattctgttaaattttttactaattaataaattttaatattaattaaataattagttaatttttttattttaataaaattaattaattaatctttatatagagagattaaattgtaattcaatttgtataataaataaaattttattaaattaaaaataaataattaaatgatatattttttaaaataaaagattaaataattaatttaattaaaatatataaattaaaatagtgTTAAACAGTGCTTAAAGAATATTCTACGTGGGACCTTCTCGTAAGGTGTCGCATGTTATTGCAATGGAACCAGAAAACAGGCGGTCTTAGCCGACTCTTTGTCCCATCGCGAAGTAGAGAAacaaaaagaatatatatatattttttttatgaaagatATTATAATGATGAAAAACTATGATTTAAACTTTAGATTCGACATGTATctgaaatttaataaaaaaaacacttcaattttGTCATTTATTATCCATCTAATTATAATAACAAAATTACCGAAATGCCATTGATTctaaatattttgtaaattaaatagtttaatttttaaaattcaaatttataaataaaataatttatcaagaaattattttatttatgatatAAAATCTTAGAAATCATATAGTTTCATTTAGAAAATATAAAGTTaaagtcattttgatatttttttttataatcaactgttaattggaaaaaaaaataaaataaaacgacTAAATTATAAGTTTTGCTGAATTTTAATAACAAAATTGCTTTGTTTCAAAGACAAAGTTGTAATTATTATTTAACCTCATGAATTAAATTGTAATCTatgcaataattattaattttaataaaataaaaaaaaaggaaagatatGAAGTTGCATTAACATCCCAAAGGTACACTATCAATATATCATTAATGCATAATCTGTAATACAAGCATTGACATTCAATGTAATTTTCACTAAAACTAACCTATACAGTAAAATTGTGAGCTATTCAGTGGACTAACCAACAGAGACATTGGCAACGAGCACATATTTAAGTAGGGAAACCCACTTTCGATAAATTGCAGAAATAATGATTTCCCACATATAAACAAGGACTAAATAGTTCTATTCCAATTTCTTCTATGCTTCACTTAATAGACTACATATCTATCTTTTTTTCCTCTGTTTTTTTAGGTTTCCAAAGCTGGATAAACACATTCTAGGAAAGGTGTATAAAAAGAAGTCTATACCTATTTAATGGATGGATGCCATCATCATTGCCAGAATACTTCTGGGTCATTACTATATAAACATTGATCTTGAATTTCTTGGTTAGCTACATGGCAATTGATAAGTCGTGCTTCGATTATTTTACACAGCAACAATCCAGAAGGAAGCATCCACCATTCACTTTCATCCCTGCACCATGCCAAAAACACATGCACAACTCAAATCCTCACTAACTGCCCATACTCAGCACTAAACtagctataaaatataaatatcgaAACTGTATCGACAGTAACAAAACCAACTTGGAACTCACACACTGAAATTCCAGGACTGAAAGCTCAAATGTTTTTTACTTGATTGGATCTTATAATGGACAAATCCACATACAAAGTCACTTACCTGTTACAAATGAGAAATATAATCAAGAATTTCAGAAAATGAACCTACAGGTGGCTGTACACCTTTCTATAAAAAAAGACATGAAAAGGGCAAAAACCAAAAGGACATACTGGTTAAAAGTAAATAAAGCAGCATAAATAAACATAAAAGTAGAAAGGGCTTGTGCTGCTAGATACTAAAAATTGGGCAAATGCCACTAATCACTCAGAATTTCATAAAAGGAACCTTTCTAAAGAATCTAGATATTTTGATACGAGATATGTCGTTGAATTTCAAGAAGATGAACAAGGGAAGGCGGCAGCTTCCAGAACTGCTTATCAGTTTTGTGATAAATTGCCAAAAAGAATGCATATTTTCACATTGAAATTATTACAAATAAAACTGATTTGCATTTAGTCCAGCTTTTGTGTCTGCATTTTCATCAATTTCAAGTTAAGCAAGGTACATTGGGTATTCAAGAAATGTCTTGAGAACAACTTACAACATTGATTAAGGATGTTATGTTCCACAAAGCATATACACGTGCCAGAGCAGCTGATCGCCAAGGTCCATTGACTAAACAAGGCATTGATTCCAGCTGGAAATGGAAACAGTATACCCAGAGGAAGGATAAATAAAACTAACAGGAAATTAAGCAGTGA
The sequence above is a segment of the Hevea brasiliensis isolate MT/VB/25A 57/8 chromosome 11, ASM3005281v1, whole genome shotgun sequence genome. Coding sequences within it:
- the LOC110657731 gene encoding glutathione hydrolase 3 isoform X1; this translates as MERQSLQFHLLGSNQTSNYKDKSWRSKALCFFLCFFTISIVGLIIGGNLTTWVLRGENNFNERIRVNDAEIVESEQGVVAADDGRCSEIGASMLRQGGHAVDSSVATALCVGVVNPMASGIGGGAFMIVRSSSTSKTQAFDMRETAPLAASKNMYANNIQNKYSGPLSIGVPGEIAGLHEAWLQHGRLAWRNLFQPAIKLSRDGFIIAPYLGLAIAYGAEKIMNDPGLRKVFAPNGKLLQAGDRCYNVELARSLEAIAEQGPQAFYNGTVGEQLVKDVIKAGGILTMEDLRSYKVEIMDAMAAKVMGYTVYGMPPPSSGTVGLSMVLNIFDSYGTSVAAKGNLGVHRLIEALKHMFAVRMNLGDPKFVDIKKYVSEMLSPSYAKQIRTMIVDDTTFPPEYYMNRWSQLRDHGTSHFCIVDAERNAVSMTTTINYGFGAGMLSPSTGIVLNDEMGDFSAPTEITPDTLPPAPANFIEANKRPLSSMTPIVVTKNDQLVGVLGGSGGMDIIPAVVQVFINHFILGMEPLTAVQSPRVYHKLMPNIVKYENWTVIDGDHIEIAEETKLFLTEKGHKLEGKAAGAMVQLVVQSLQKPVEMGRKNGRDSNNGQIFHGTLTAVSDPRKDGRPAAV